A single genomic interval of Rosistilla ulvae harbors:
- a CDS encoding nitroreductase family protein, whose product MNFKNIANPVKGSARSVRQIVRTGISSIKPLRLTISRRIDATFLRLAAKYRSIAPWYYCLWNSSFAREQQALAAAKLEYAEGRMNANAVSSSALLTRNIHRLEKALLMKPRREIFANAYITETVAVFTLYSNAIARDALKAPPILTWADTILNEYFSAVADTDHLINAARQKYTNASLVNTSDLSPQRPYLRNLTNPPTVSYDDLHALAIRRRSVRWFLERKVDRNLLDKAILLASQSPSACNRQPFRFIIVDEQPLLSNLVDLPMGTAGYAQNIPVFVVIVGSQTNYFHERDRHLIYIDASLAAMSFILASETLGLSSCCINWPDIEERETAIADALTLEIHERPVMCIAVGYADPQEKVAFSQKKSLEELRSYNNMRVNR is encoded by the coding sequence GTGAACTTCAAAAACATCGCGAACCCAGTAAAAGGATCGGCGCGCAGCGTTCGGCAGATTGTCCGAACTGGGATCTCATCCATAAAGCCATTAAGGTTGACCATTTCCCGTCGCATCGACGCCACTTTCTTGCGACTTGCAGCCAAATATCGATCCATTGCACCTTGGTATTATTGCCTATGGAATTCCTCATTCGCTCGGGAACAACAGGCATTAGCGGCTGCAAAGCTTGAATATGCTGAAGGCAGAATGAACGCCAACGCTGTGTCCTCGTCGGCCCTATTGACGAGAAATATACATAGGCTTGAAAAAGCCCTGTTGATGAAACCAAGGCGGGAAATATTCGCGAACGCCTACATAACAGAGACTGTGGCTGTCTTCACGCTGTATTCGAACGCCATCGCACGTGATGCACTTAAAGCTCCGCCAATACTGACTTGGGCCGATACGATATTAAACGAGTACTTTTCGGCTGTTGCAGATACAGACCATTTGATCAACGCTGCCCGCCAAAAATATACAAACGCATCACTAGTGAACACCAGCGATCTCAGCCCACAGCGTCCGTACCTGCGCAATCTAACAAACCCTCCCACGGTATCGTACGATGACCTGCACGCTCTAGCAATTCGCAGACGTTCCGTCCGCTGGTTTCTAGAACGCAAGGTCGACCGGAATCTGTTAGACAAAGCAATCTTGCTTGCTTCCCAATCGCCAAGCGCATGTAATCGACAGCCATTTAGATTCATCATTGTCGACGAACAACCTCTGTTGTCAAATCTTGTTGATCTGCCAATGGGAACGGCAGGTTATGCCCAGAACATTCCAGTTTTCGTGGTGATTGTTGGTTCGCAGACAAACTACTTCCACGAACGCGATCGACATCTGATTTACATCGATGCATCCCTCGCAGCAATGAGCTTTATACTTGCTTCCGAAACCCTCGGGCTAAGTTCATGCTGCATAAACTGGCCAGACATTGAGGAAAGAGAAACGGCAATAGCAGATGCTTTAACACTTGAAATCCATGAACGACCGGTGATGTGTATTGCCGTTGGTTACGCCGACCCCCAAGAGAAGGTTGCATTTTCTCAAAAGAAGTCACTTGAAGAACTCAGAAGCTATAACAACATGAGGGTTAACCGTTGA
- a CDS encoding ABC transporter ATP-binding protein has protein sequence MTTAITVENLSKAYRIGLTEEIPDTLLSAATGLLKAPLRKFKELRHLDTSMHSHHSESIHWALRDVSFEVREGEVLGVIGRNGAGKSTLLKILSRITEPTSGRATIRGRVSSLLEVGTGFHPELSGRENVYLNGTILGMTKKEIDRKFDEIVEFSGVEKYLDTPIKRYSSGMKVRLAFAVAAHLEPEILIIDEVLAVGDAEFQKKCMGKMQDVAGEGRTVLFVSHNIPAVSNLCRTGCVIEAGSMIASGDIDDCVTIYLKSQIEVSADSKLSSSDLNRTRVSEVAIQSQDTESALIYVTDTIEFRVAIIAHRLIENARLAIRVFDSLGNRVVTLHTDYQHPETIHIDANTEVELFCALRNCRLAPGTYTVDIQFDEGRNTIELLTACRSFDIQHEDLYGTGKSFPARTTIVYGDTQWSINPISMQAARSLRS, from the coding sequence TTGACGACTGCTATCACTGTCGAAAATCTTTCTAAGGCCTACCGCATTGGTTTAACGGAAGAAATTCCCGATACACTGTTGTCCGCGGCGACCGGATTGCTCAAGGCACCGCTGCGAAAGTTCAAAGAACTGCGGCATTTAGATACGTCGATGCATTCGCACCACTCCGAAAGCATCCACTGGGCATTAAGGGATGTCTCCTTCGAAGTGCGTGAAGGCGAGGTGTTGGGCGTCATCGGCCGCAATGGGGCGGGTAAGAGCACGCTGCTGAAGATCCTCAGCCGGATCACCGAGCCGACCAGCGGACGTGCCACGATTCGCGGCCGCGTGTCGAGTTTGTTGGAAGTTGGCACCGGCTTTCATCCCGAGCTATCGGGCCGTGAAAACGTCTATCTAAACGGCACCATCTTAGGAATGACCAAAAAAGAGATCGACCGAAAGTTTGACGAAATCGTCGAGTTCTCAGGAGTTGAAAAGTATCTGGACACTCCTATTAAGCGCTACAGCAGCGGGATGAAGGTCCGGTTGGCGTTTGCGGTAGCAGCTCATCTGGAACCAGAAATACTGATCATCGACGAAGTGTTGGCGGTGGGGGATGCAGAGTTTCAGAAAAAGTGCATGGGGAAGATGCAGGATGTTGCAGGCGAGGGTAGGACGGTATTGTTTGTAAGTCACAACATTCCGGCAGTCAGCAACCTATGTCGCACAGGATGTGTTATCGAAGCCGGATCGATGATTGCTAGTGGCGACATCGATGATTGTGTAACCATTTACCTAAAATCACAAATAGAAGTCAGCGCTGACTCAAAACTATCATCTTCGGATCTAAATCGAACAAGAGTATCGGAAGTAGCGATTCAGTCGCAGGACACTGAGTCCGCGCTGATCTACGTAACGGATACGATTGAATTCCGAGTGGCTATCATTGCTCACAGACTAATCGAGAATGCGCGGCTCGCTATCCGGGTATTCGATTCATTAGGCAATCGCGTTGTAACGCTTCACACGGACTACCAACACCCTGAAACAATTCACATAGACGCTAACACCGAAGTTGAACTTTTTTGCGCATTACGCAACTGTCGCCTTGCGCCAGGAACTTATACAGTTGACATCCAATTCGACGAGGGCCGAAACACCATCGAACTACTTACGGCCTGTCGATCCTTTGACATACAACACGAAGATTTATACGGAACAGGAAAAAGTTTCCCGGCGAGAACTACTATCGTGTATGGAGACACGCAGTGGTCGATCAATCCCATATCAATGCAAGCGGCAAGATCGCTCCGATCTTAG
- a CDS encoding ABC transporter permease: protein MTQPSLKSIRDVDHMVEPEATVSDAMDAESCDAPITVIERSKPWQFVNLGELYAYRDMLRFLTWRSIKARYAQSAIGVGWAVIQPAFQVLLFTLVFGRLANIDSDGVPYAFFSLVGLIPWTYFSNALSGGSNSLVGNASMISKVYFPRLILPLSDVVAKLFDFFIAFTLSMGVLLFFGRLPNSGILMLPYLILLMMVSALGLSLWLTALAIQFRDIAHALTFIVQLLMYASPVIYPTSSVPETYTLPGGWVIWPQSLYAINPMVGVVEGFRAALLGSGPMPYGWIAIGTVTATVTLLSGMMFFRSREKVFADVA, encoded by the coding sequence ATGACCCAACCCTCTCTCAAATCGATCCGCGATGTCGATCACATGGTCGAACCTGAAGCGACAGTGTCGGATGCGATGGACGCGGAATCCTGCGATGCGCCCATCACCGTGATCGAGCGATCCAAGCCCTGGCAATTCGTCAACCTGGGGGAATTGTACGCTTACCGCGACATGCTGCGGTTTTTGACCTGGCGGAGCATCAAAGCGAGGTACGCGCAATCGGCGATCGGGGTAGGTTGGGCGGTCATCCAGCCGGCCTTTCAGGTGTTGTTATTCACGTTGGTCTTTGGCCGTTTGGCCAACATCGATTCGGACGGCGTGCCCTATGCGTTTTTCAGTCTGGTGGGGTTGATTCCCTGGACGTATTTTTCAAACGCCTTGTCGGGAGGTTCGAACAGCCTGGTCGGCAACGCCAGCATGATCTCCAAAGTATATTTCCCCCGATTGATTTTGCCATTGTCCGACGTGGTGGCAAAACTGTTCGACTTCTTCATCGCGTTTACCCTTTCGATGGGCGTGCTACTCTTCTTCGGTCGCCTGCCCAACTCGGGCATTTTGATGCTTCCCTATTTGATCTTATTGATGATGGTGTCGGCTTTGGGGTTGAGTTTATGGCTGACGGCGCTGGCGATCCAGTTCCGCGACATCGCTCACGCGCTGACCTTTATTGTGCAATTGCTGATGTACGCCAGTCCGGTGATTTATCCGACCAGCAGCGTACCGGAAACGTACACGCTCCCCGGCGGCTGGGTGATATGGCCGCAGTCGTTGTATGCGATAAATCCGATGGTGGGCGTGGTGGAAGGGTTTCGGGCTGCCCTGTTGGGCAGCGGTCCGATGCCCTACGGCTGGATCGCGATTGGAACGGTCACCGCGACGGTCACATTGTTGAGCGGAATGATGTTCTTCCGCAGCCGAGAAAAAGTCTTCGCGGATGTGGCTTGA
- a CDS encoding sugar nucleotide-binding protein has protein sequence MHIALIGATGYVGGEFARQIETRGYRLTTIGRSNCDIYSVDSLSKRLTDVAPDAVINCAGYTGKPNVDACELDKMNCLSGNAVLPGVIREACESLGIPWGHVSSGCIFTGTRDDGAGFTESDTPNFSYRQNNCSWYSGIKALGVEILTEAQKCCIWRLRIPFSNFDSPRNYLSKVQRYENLLESENSRYLGRIENAPEND, from the coding sequence ATGCACATCGCACTCATTGGAGCGACCGGATACGTCGGCGGAGAATTTGCCCGCCAAATCGAAACCCGTGGTTACCGCCTGACGACAATCGGTAGATCCAACTGCGACATCTATTCGGTCGACTCGCTATCCAAACGACTCACGGACGTAGCACCCGACGCAGTCATCAACTGCGCCGGCTACACAGGGAAACCGAATGTGGATGCCTGTGAACTCGACAAGATGAATTGTCTATCGGGCAACGCCGTGCTTCCGGGTGTGATTCGAGAAGCGTGTGAGTCGTTGGGGATCCCTTGGGGACACGTCTCATCGGGATGCATCTTTACTGGGACACGAGATGATGGAGCTGGATTTACCGAATCGGATACTCCCAATTTTTCGTATCGTCAGAACAATTGCAGCTGGTATTCGGGTATCAAGGCGTTGGGCGTGGAAATCCTGACGGAGGCCCAGAAGTGCTGCATCTGGCGATTGCGAATTCCGTTTTCGAATTTCGATTCGCCGCGCAACTATCTGTCCAAGGTGCAACGTTACGAAAACCTGTTGGAATCTGAAAACAGCCGATACCTCGGTCGAATTGAAAACGCTCCAGAGAACGATTGA
- a CDS encoding acyltransferase, with amino-acid sequence MKPAIKATCRGLATLIILPLGLTHGILGRIAGRDGSLETHTQLLAWLPGTLGSYLRVAFCRMALEHCAPTATIGFGTLLSKVGARIEANVYIGPRCMLGLVTLQQDVLLGPAVQIPSGPQTHGTTRLDIPIRLQPGKQARVTVGRDSWIGAGAIVLADIGEQTIVGAGSIVTKPTASRVIVVGNAANPLSGR; translated from the coding sequence TTGAAACCAGCAATCAAAGCAACGTGCCGCGGACTCGCAACCCTGATCATCCTGCCCCTTGGGCTCACGCACGGGATCTTGGGACGGATTGCCGGCCGCGATGGATCGTTGGAGACGCACACCCAGTTGTTGGCGTGGCTTCCGGGGACGCTGGGCAGTTATCTGCGCGTCGCTTTTTGCCGGATGGCCTTGGAACATTGCGCCCCCACAGCAACTATAGGTTTTGGCACCCTGCTATCGAAAGTCGGGGCGCGGATCGAAGCGAACGTCTACATCGGCCCGCGATGCATGCTCGGCTTGGTGACGCTGCAGCAGGACGTGCTGTTGGGCCCCGCAGTGCAAATCCCCAGCGGACCGCAGACCCATGGAACGACAAGACTCGACATCCCGATCCGCTTGCAACCGGGCAAACAAGCGCGAGTAACAGTCGGCCGCGACAGCTGGATCGGCGCCGGAGCGATCGTCCTGGCCGACATCGGCGAACAGACGATCGTTGGAGCCGGCAGCATCGTCACCAAACCGACAGCATCACGAGTGATTGTTGTAGGAAACGCAGCGAACCCACTATCCGGCCGCTAA
- a CDS encoding glycosyltransferase has translation MSLATSRSTTSTQQTTAVDRPPEAPLRVGFVMHVMQVAGAEVLVKQIIERLADKIEPTVFCLDALGELGQQLRDAGVPVVVLDRQPGLDRNVPRRLAAEVRSRGIELLHAHQYTPFFYSALARLLHRAPVKILFTEHGRHYPDIVSPKRRWANRLLLQRYADRTTACCEFSTRALQQIEGFPAAFTLANGVDLEQLPPRGDAATQADLRRRLGLDLDRPYAACIARFHPVKDHATLIRGWYQLHQQLPDARLLLVGDGPQREAIESLVDQLAQSNSPSPTFPDSIEFWGIRSDVADILRAVDLFTLTSVSEAASLTLLEAMASQCPAVVTDVGGNGEHVGDGVEGFLVPRGDHEALAGRFQNLLSDPVKSQAMGEMARARVVKKFDLQQTIAAYYRHYQALAPVEVAQR, from the coding sequence ATGTCCCTCGCCACCTCCCGTTCAACAACTTCCACCCAACAAACGACGGCCGTCGATCGTCCGCCAGAGGCGCCGCTCCGCGTCGGTTTTGTGATGCATGTGATGCAGGTGGCGGGTGCGGAGGTGTTGGTGAAACAAATCATCGAGCGTCTGGCAGACAAGATCGAACCGACAGTCTTTTGTCTCGACGCGTTGGGAGAACTGGGGCAACAGCTGCGCGATGCGGGCGTCCCCGTCGTCGTCTTGGATCGCCAACCGGGGCTCGATCGCAACGTTCCCCGACGACTGGCTGCGGAAGTTCGCAGCCGCGGCATCGAGCTCCTGCACGCCCATCAATACACCCCATTTTTCTACTCCGCCCTGGCCCGACTGCTGCACCGCGCGCCGGTCAAGATCCTGTTCACCGAACATGGGCGGCACTACCCCGATATCGTCTCGCCCAAGCGGCGTTGGGCGAACCGGTTGCTGTTGCAACGCTACGCCGATCGAACGACAGCCTGTTGTGAATTCAGCACCCGCGCGCTGCAACAGATCGAAGGGTTTCCAGCCGCCTTCACGTTGGCCAATGGAGTAGACCTCGAACAGCTGCCGCCGCGTGGCGACGCTGCAACACAAGCCGACCTGCGGCGTCGATTGGGGCTCGACCTCGATCGCCCCTACGCCGCCTGTATCGCCAGGTTTCATCCCGTCAAAGATCACGCCACCCTGATTCGCGGCTGGTATCAACTGCATCAACAACTGCCCGATGCTCGGTTGCTGTTGGTCGGCGACGGTCCCCAGCGCGAAGCAATCGAATCGCTCGTCGATCAACTCGCCCAATCTAACTCCCCTTCGCCAACCTTCCCCGATTCGATCGAATTTTGGGGGATTCGCTCCGATGTGGCCGACATTCTTCGCGCCGTCGATTTGTTTACGCTGACAAGTGTCAGCGAAGCGGCCTCGTTGACGCTGTTGGAAGCGATGGCCAGCCAGTGCCCCGCGGTCGTGACCGATGTCGGTGGCAATGGCGAACATGTAGGGGACGGCGTGGAGGGATTCCTCGTCCCGCGAGGCGATCACGAAGCGTTGGCCGGCCGCTTCCAGAACCTGCTCAGCGACCCGGTCAAGTCGCAAGCGATGGGGGAGATGGCGAGAGCCCGCGTTGTGAAGAAATTCGACCTGCAGCAGACGATCGCCGCCTACTACCGGCACTACCAAGCGCTCGCCCCCGTCGAAGTCGCCCAACGCTAG
- a CDS encoding TIGR03087 family PEP-CTERM/XrtA system glycosyltransferase, with product MNALGFENRPASDSDMEIPTAQTPRRRILMLTHRVPFPPDRGDRIRSWNILQHLSKQYDVSLACVSDEPICPTARLRLESVCERIAIAPLGKRTQWLRAGASAVRGDALTEGLFWSAALAKTVDRWADSDPFDSVFVYCSGMLRYARSRPLCKLPKVVDLVDVDSQKFHAYADRANFWKRVIYRTEARRVGRLEREAVRTAQAVTLVSDAEAELLRTSLGAGAHAIHGVPNGVDTAYFNPQPSDAAAVDPDRSGDERPKLAFVGVMNYPPNVAAVEWFLENVWSGLRREILEISFDIIGKHPSPAVRKLAQLPGVQVTGAVPDVRPYLRSSDIVIAPLLIARGIQNKVLEAMAMGKPVVASAQAATGIDAVDGQHLRIAESADQWVQHIVDLCRDQPQRQRIAHDARQLVCQRYTWPATLTGFDSLLLSRRSVTNVS from the coding sequence ATGAACGCGCTCGGATTCGAAAACAGACCGGCCTCCGATTCCGACATGGAGATCCCGACAGCACAGACGCCGCGTCGCCGGATCTTGATGTTAACCCATCGAGTGCCCTTTCCGCCCGATCGCGGCGATCGAATTCGATCGTGGAATATTCTGCAGCATCTATCGAAACAGTACGACGTCTCGTTGGCCTGCGTCTCCGACGAACCGATCTGCCCCACCGCCCGCCTGCGTCTCGAATCGGTCTGCGAGCGGATTGCGATCGCGCCGTTGGGGAAACGGACCCAGTGGTTGCGAGCTGGTGCGTCGGCCGTCCGCGGCGACGCCCTCACCGAAGGGCTCTTCTGGTCGGCGGCGTTGGCGAAAACCGTCGATCGTTGGGCCGACAGCGATCCGTTTGATTCCGTTTTTGTTTACTGCAGCGGCATGCTTCGGTACGCCCGATCCCGTCCGCTGTGCAAGCTGCCCAAAGTTGTCGATTTGGTCGATGTCGACAGCCAGAAATTCCACGCCTACGCCGACAGAGCCAACTTTTGGAAACGTGTGATCTACCGGACCGAAGCTCGACGTGTCGGGCGGCTGGAACGGGAAGCTGTCCGCACGGCGCAAGCGGTCACGCTGGTCAGCGATGCCGAAGCGGAGCTGTTGCGAACCAGCCTCGGTGCCGGTGCGCACGCGATCCACGGCGTTCCCAACGGAGTCGACACCGCGTACTTCAACCCGCAGCCCTCCGACGCCGCTGCGGTCGATCCCGATCGGAGTGGCGACGAGCGTCCAAAGCTCGCTTTTGTCGGCGTGATGAACTATCCGCCCAACGTCGCGGCTGTCGAATGGTTTCTGGAAAATGTGTGGAGCGGTTTGCGACGCGAGATCCTGGAAATCAGCTTCGATATCATCGGCAAACATCCTAGCCCCGCCGTCCGAAAGCTCGCCCAATTGCCTGGGGTTCAAGTGACCGGGGCGGTCCCCGACGTTCGACCCTACCTGCGCTCGTCCGATATCGTGATCGCTCCGTTGTTAATAGCCCGCGGAATCCAAAACAAGGTTCTCGAAGCGATGGCGATGGGCAAACCGGTTGTCGCGTCCGCTCAAGCAGCGACCGGAATCGACGCCGTCGATGGACAGCACCTGCGGATCGCCGAGTCGGCCGACCAGTGGGTTCAACACATTGTCGACCTTTGTCGCGATCAACCGCAGCGCCAGCGAATTGCCCACGACGCCCGGCAACTCGTCTGCCAACGCTACACATGGCCCGCCACACTGACTGGATTCGATAGCTTATTGCTGTCGCGCCGGTCAGTGACAAACGTATCATGA
- a CDS encoding XrtA system polysaccharide deacetylase, protein MNPNILTVDVEDYFQVSGFEHRIKRSEWEALPSRVEANTDRLLQLFDDCNVRGTFFVLGWVAHRHPELLRRIAAAGHELASHGYWHQLVYNLTPQQFRDDIRDSRSAISDATGKRVDAYRAPSFSITSKSMWAFEILVEEGFTVDSSVFPIRHDRYGVPDAQHEIHHRETAAGTIVEIPPSVALLGPLKIPVGGGYFRMFPVAMTMYAMRSIHSGQNPSMLYLHPWEVDPEQPRIAGVGLRSRFRHYVGLRRTERRLKQVLNEFRFAPVCDVLQRWNDNALA, encoded by the coding sequence TTGAATCCAAACATTCTGACAGTTGACGTCGAAGACTATTTTCAAGTCTCGGGGTTCGAACATCGCATCAAGCGGAGCGAATGGGAAGCGTTGCCCAGTCGCGTCGAAGCGAATACCGATCGGCTGCTGCAGCTGTTCGATGACTGCAACGTGCGGGGAACCTTCTTCGTTCTCGGTTGGGTCGCCCATCGCCATCCCGAACTCCTCCGTCGAATTGCCGCGGCGGGACATGAACTCGCCTCCCACGGCTACTGGCATCAATTGGTCTACAACCTCACGCCGCAACAGTTTCGCGACGACATTCGCGACAGCCGATCGGCGATCTCCGACGCCACGGGGAAGCGGGTCGACGCCTACCGCGCCCCCAGTTTTTCGATAACATCCAAATCGATGTGGGCCTTTGAGATCTTGGTCGAAGAGGGTTTTACTGTCGACAGCAGCGTCTTCCCCATCCGCCACGATCGCTACGGTGTTCCCGATGCCCAACACGAGATCCACCACCGCGAGACAGCCGCTGGGACGATCGTCGAGATCCCACCGTCGGTCGCGCTGCTGGGGCCGCTAAAGATCCCCGTCGGCGGCGGATATTTTCGCATGTTCCCGGTTGCCATGACGATGTACGCCATGCGCTCGATCCACAGCGGTCAGAACCCTTCGATGCTGTATCTGCATCCGTGGGAGGTCGATCCGGAACAACCGCGAATCGCGGGTGTTGGACTGCGCAGCCGATTCCGCCACTACGTCGGTCTCCGCCGCACCGAGCGACGACTGAAACAGGTCTTAAACGAATTCCGCTTCGCCCCGGTCTGCGACGTCCTGCAGCGTTGGAACGATAACGCACTCGCATAA
- a CDS encoding sugar transferase: MLTIEDLLPEAAYANQEDSSPPLALPRRHRRYRYFVRKNRLERIVGTGLLVITAPVIGICWAIVRLTSKGPGIFRQKRVGRGGDLFWVYKLRTMRIDAEANGPQWSSGRDPRITSVGHVLRKLHLDELPQLVNVMRGEMALVGPRPERPEFVDFLREEIAGYERRLIVRPGITGLAQINLPPDSDLRSVERKQTLDLEHIDHANAWLDLRMILLTALRVCFLRGQWLTYCMGLDRSDRLKHLPATNANSPTVSLQELLETSQRRKEWAATSADVAWEQSVARIDPASPIAVRPR; the protein is encoded by the coding sequence ATGCTGACAATTGAAGATCTGTTGCCAGAAGCGGCGTATGCAAATCAAGAAGATAGCAGCCCGCCGCTGGCGCTGCCGCGGCGTCATCGCCGCTATCGCTACTTCGTCCGCAAAAACCGCTTGGAGCGAATTGTGGGAACCGGATTGTTGGTGATAACAGCTCCGGTGATTGGCATCTGTTGGGCGATCGTCCGGCTGACCTCCAAGGGCCCCGGCATCTTCCGGCAGAAACGCGTCGGGCGCGGCGGCGATCTCTTTTGGGTCTACAAGCTGCGGACGATGCGGATCGACGCCGAAGCCAATGGCCCCCAATGGTCTTCCGGGCGCGACCCGCGGATCACATCGGTCGGCCATGTGTTGCGAAAACTGCATTTGGACGAATTGCCGCAATTGGTCAACGTGATGCGCGGCGAGATGGCTTTGGTGGGTCCCCGCCCCGAACGCCCCGAATTTGTCGATTTCCTGCGTGAAGAGATCGCTGGATACGAACGACGGCTTATCGTCCGCCCCGGTATTACGGGATTGGCCCAGATCAATCTTCCTCCCGACAGCGATCTGCGCAGCGTCGAACGCAAGCAAACGCTCGATTTGGAGCACATCGATCACGCAAACGCCTGGCTCGACCTGAGGATGATCCTATTGACGGCGCTGCGTGTCTGCTTTCTCCGCGGTCAATGGTTGACCTATTGCATGGGGCTCGACCGCTCCGATCGGTTGAAACACCTGCCCGCAACAAACGCCAACAGCCCCACCGTTTCGTTGCAAGAACTATTGGAAACGTCGCAGCGACGCAAAGAATGGGCCGCTACCAGCGCCGACGTCGCTTGGGAACAGTCGGTCGCGCGGATCGATCCCGCGTCGCCGATCGCGGTTCGCCCTCGTTAA
- a CDS encoding exosortase-associated EpsI family protein — protein sequence MSNPINQTTDRAPIAASDDSPSGQKAQSQPMRSRTVALVACLSLILLSGFFHGVLDGRWQPQTDLQKIGDQLQDLPTTCGQWDRISESQLDPQAQQILQCYGSLVHEYRNRSTDQRVTVAVMFGPRGPIAVHTPEVCYSSQGTEPAGERVAEIVDNDRPNDRLWRVQFRQTTEEQPHLEVWYGWSDGTQWYAAEYPRVWMTDRLYKIQVAGPPPEMGQEPGVQDFLRSFLPELDAHALASSESQ from the coding sequence ATGTCGAACCCCATAAATCAAACCACCGATCGGGCGCCGATTGCCGCCAGCGATGACAGTCCCAGCGGGCAAAAGGCCCAATCCCAACCGATGCGGTCCCGAACCGTTGCGTTGGTCGCCTGCCTGTCGCTGATTCTCCTGTCCGGTTTCTTCCACGGCGTCTTGGACGGCCGTTGGCAACCACAAACCGACCTGCAAAAGATCGGGGATCAATTGCAGGATCTACCGACAACCTGCGGCCAATGGGACCGGATCTCCGAGTCGCAGCTCGATCCACAAGCTCAACAGATCTTGCAGTGCTACGGATCGTTGGTTCACGAGTATCGCAATCGGTCGACCGATCAACGCGTCACGGTTGCCGTCATGTTTGGGCCTCGTGGACCGATCGCCGTCCACACCCCTGAGGTCTGCTACAGCAGCCAGGGGACCGAACCGGCGGGGGAACGCGTCGCGGAGATTGTCGACAACGACCGCCCTAACGATCGACTGTGGCGGGTCCAGTTCCGCCAAACCACCGAGGAACAACCGCACCTGGAGGTGTGGTACGGATGGAGCGATGGAACGCAGTGGTACGCCGCCGAGTACCCGCGTGTCTGGATGACCGACCGATTGTACAAGATCCAGGTCGCCGGACCGCCCCCGGAAATGGGACAAGAACCCGGCGTACAAGACTTCCTCCGCAGCTTCCTTCCGGAGCTCGATGCGCACGCCTTGGCATCGTCGGAAAGCCAATGA